A portion of the Algisphaera agarilytica genome contains these proteins:
- a CDS encoding UvrD-helicase domain-containing protein has protein sequence MSDILAPNPAEVAAQRALDEVFHCIHEKKSFLLEAGAGAGKTYSLVKALQLIIEVDGVQLLRRHQRVACITYTNVATDEVTKRTDGHPAVYASTIHSFCWELCKGFQAVVRSEVINIAPLAEKLSEVGEIGGRRIGYELGHRRVTDTEILLHHDDVLKIMVALMERPKFRRIFAARFPVLFIDEYQDTDANFAISIIEKFVQTGDGPLVGLFGDSWQKIYRTGAGHLEHPNLQLIGKEANFRSAPDIVDVLNRIRPELPQQVSDPQAVGSASVFHSNGFAGTRRTGGHWGGDLPADDVHRYLSSLRSKLTTTGWDFSPDKTKILMLTHNVLAAEQCYSQILGVFEYNDSLLKKEDPHIAFLVDTVEPVCAAFSAGRFGDMFSVIGRKARYISTLAEKREWSRDIRRLVEIRTEATIGEVIDLLKTTRKPHLPNAVLRTERLLGQGTREEIDASRTLSQIEKLRSIPYSELIALADFINDHTPFSTKHGVKGAQFDNVLVVLGRGWNQYNWTQFLEWFPNRYSSSKENTYVRNRNLFYVACSRPKKNLALLFTQVLTQEALHTLEGLFGSENICSFRP, from the coding sequence ATGTCTGATATTTTGGCACCCAACCCGGCCGAAGTAGCAGCGCAACGTGCCCTTGACGAGGTGTTTCACTGTATTCATGAGAAGAAAAGCTTCCTGTTAGAAGCGGGTGCCGGAGCAGGCAAAACCTACTCTTTGGTCAAAGCACTACAGCTGATCATTGAAGTAGATGGGGTTCAGTTGCTACGCCGTCATCAAAGGGTTGCTTGCATCACCTATACCAATGTCGCGACTGACGAAGTGACAAAACGTACAGACGGCCATCCTGCCGTGTATGCATCAACCATCCACTCATTCTGCTGGGAACTGTGCAAGGGTTTCCAAGCGGTGGTTCGCTCAGAAGTCATTAATATTGCGCCGTTGGCGGAAAAGTTAAGTGAGGTTGGCGAAATAGGAGGCCGACGAATCGGTTATGAGTTAGGGCACCGTCGCGTGACAGATACGGAGATACTTCTACACCATGATGATGTCTTGAAAATAATGGTAGCTCTAATGGAGCGACCAAAATTCCGCAGGATTTTTGCGGCAAGGTTTCCAGTGCTCTTTATTGATGAGTATCAAGATACAGACGCCAATTTTGCTATAAGTATAATTGAAAAATTTGTTCAAACTGGAGACGGTCCACTTGTTGGTCTTTTCGGAGATAGTTGGCAGAAAATCTATCGAACAGGTGCGGGACACCTGGAACACCCCAATCTGCAATTGATTGGTAAGGAGGCGAATTTTCGGTCTGCACCTGATATTGTTGACGTCCTAAACCGCATACGGCCCGAGCTTCCACAGCAGGTTAGTGATCCTCAAGCTGTGGGGTCAGCCAGTGTGTTCCATTCCAATGGTTTTGCTGGAACGCGCCGAACCGGAGGGCATTGGGGTGGTGATCTTCCCGCAGATGATGTTCACCGATACCTGTCGAGCCTGCGTAGCAAGCTTACTACTACCGGGTGGGATTTTTCGCCGGATAAAACAAAAATCTTGATGCTAACACATAACGTACTTGCGGCAGAGCAGTGCTATAGCCAGATTCTTGGGGTGTTTGAATACAATGACTCGCTTCTTAAGAAAGAGGATCCTCATATTGCGTTTTTGGTAGACACTGTAGAACCTGTATGTGCAGCGTTCTCGGCCGGGAGATTTGGCGATATGTTTTCAGTTATTGGCCGAAAGGCTAGATATATCTCGACCCTCGCGGAGAAGCGTGAGTGGAGTAGAGATATCCGTCGCTTAGTAGAGATTCGCACAGAAGCGACGATTGGAGAAGTCATTGATCTCTTGAAAACTACGCGAAAACCACACCTGCCTAATGCAGTGCTCCGCACCGAGCGTCTTTTGGGGCAAGGTACACGCGAAGAGATCGATGCTTCACGGACGCTCAGTCAAATCGAAAAGCTTCGGTCTATCCCGTATTCAGAACTGATTGCCTTGGCAGATTTCATAAATGATCATACTCCATTTTCCACAAAGCACGGTGTGAAAGGGGCGCAGTTCGATAATGTTTTAGTTGTGCTCGGCCGAGGCTGGAATCAATACAACTGGACGCAATTTCTAGAGTGGTTCCCCAATCGTTATTCGTCCAGCAAGGAAAATACTTACGTGCGAAACAGAAATCTATTTTACGTAGCGTGCTCTCGGCCAAAGAAGAATCTCGCTTTGCTATTCACTCAAGTTCTTACACAAGAGGCACTGCATACACTCGAGGGGTTGTTTGGCTCAGAGAATATCTGTTCATTCAGGCCGTAA
- a CDS encoding ATP-dependent nuclease: protein MQVRDISVQNFRLLEDVEIALEKDTTLIVGRNNCGKTSLTELFRRLLAENSPKFQLEDFSLGTHTHFWEARKLFADNQEEDLIRDTLPAISIDLIIEYTDGEDLGTLSDFIVDLDDECSNAKIVVTYAIGAGKIGDLFADLADDKRAFFRGVRERIPKLFEARIEAQDPNDATNTKTLDYASLRAVLQFGFINAQRAVDDATSKDKAVLGKVFERLFTSASAIGAGPDDQVIADALKTAVEGVQTQIDGDFNEKLVALTPTFELFGYPGLSDPKLRTETQLDVQQLLSNHTTVTYAGPDPDGINLPESYNGLGSRNLIFILLKLFEIFREFTNRQSESGVHIVFIEEPEAHLHPQMQTVFIRQLNHIRTMFESNYNEGNAWPVQFVVTTHSSHIANEASFDAMRYFLAKPREPGSAILCTQSKNLRSGLSGEEPENHKFLHQYLTLTRCDLLFADGAIIVEGTTERLILPKAIEKFDRKNGSGLGKKYLSIMEVGGAYAHRFYNLVDFLELRTLVVTDLDSIDGGNGRTKCKVSEGTHSSNASLNRWFDPDNKNAPTLAEIQAKADDEKLLFFRRIAYQVPQTDGDACGRSFEDAFILANPKIFSLCGATAVERESEAWDLAGVVDKSGFALRFAIDETNWEIPRYIDEGLRWLGEIDVAVTSHVSEPSGEENTDV from the coding sequence ATGCAAGTTAGAGATATCTCAGTACAAAACTTCCGGCTACTTGAGGATGTTGAAATAGCTCTTGAGAAGGACACCACACTAATTGTAGGGCGAAATAACTGCGGCAAGACTTCTCTGACTGAGCTTTTTCGCCGGCTCTTGGCAGAAAATTCACCCAAGTTTCAACTCGAAGACTTCTCACTCGGAACGCACACACACTTTTGGGAAGCACGAAAGCTATTCGCAGACAATCAAGAAGAAGACCTGATTCGAGATACTTTACCTGCTATTTCTATTGACCTAATTATTGAATATACGGACGGTGAAGATCTCGGTACTCTTTCTGATTTTATCGTTGACCTTGACGATGAGTGCTCGAATGCAAAAATTGTCGTCACTTACGCGATTGGAGCTGGAAAAATTGGTGATCTGTTTGCCGACTTGGCTGACGACAAACGAGCGTTCTTTCGTGGTGTTCGCGAACGCATTCCAAAATTGTTCGAGGCACGAATTGAAGCCCAAGATCCTAACGATGCCACCAACACAAAGACCTTGGACTACGCAAGTTTGCGGGCAGTTCTTCAATTTGGATTCATTAACGCACAAAGAGCGGTGGATGATGCCACAAGCAAAGATAAAGCGGTTTTAGGGAAAGTATTTGAGCGCCTATTTACGTCTGCTTCTGCCATAGGGGCGGGGCCAGATGATCAAGTCATAGCGGATGCTCTCAAAACCGCAGTCGAAGGGGTCCAAACCCAGATCGATGGCGACTTTAACGAAAAATTGGTAGCGTTGACGCCAACATTTGAGCTCTTCGGTTACCCGGGTTTGTCGGACCCAAAGCTTCGTACCGAGACGCAACTCGATGTTCAACAGTTGCTTTCCAATCACACCACGGTGACCTACGCTGGCCCTGATCCTGATGGAATAAATCTGCCAGAATCCTACAACGGTCTGGGTTCACGAAATCTGATCTTTATCCTGCTCAAGTTGTTCGAGATTTTTCGCGAGTTTACAAATCGCCAGTCAGAATCCGGTGTTCATATCGTTTTCATAGAAGAACCAGAAGCCCATTTACACCCGCAGATGCAGACGGTCTTTATTCGGCAACTTAATCACATTCGAACGATGTTTGAGTCGAACTACAATGAAGGCAATGCTTGGCCTGTGCAATTCGTTGTAACGACCCACTCGTCACACATTGCCAATGAAGCGTCATTTGACGCAATGAGGTATTTTCTGGCAAAGCCTCGGGAGCCAGGATCAGCAATTCTCTGTACGCAGTCGAAAAACCTGCGAAGTGGATTGAGCGGGGAAGAGCCAGAGAACCACAAGTTCCTGCATCAGTATCTGACTCTAACTCGGTGTGACCTTTTGTTTGCCGATGGTGCGATCATAGTCGAGGGGACGACAGAACGGTTGATTCTCCCAAAAGCGATTGAGAAATTTGACCGTAAGAACGGAAGTGGCCTCGGCAAGAAGTACCTTTCAATCATGGAAGTTGGAGGGGCTTATGCTCATCGGTTTTATAATCTCGTCGATTTTCTTGAGCTTCGGACCTTGGTTGTTACCGACTTAGATTCAATCGATGGTGGCAATGGTAGAACTAAGTGTAAAGTGTCTGAAGGAACGCACTCTAGTAATGCGTCACTCAATAGATGGTTTGACCCAGACAACAAAAATGCTCCCACGCTTGCGGAGATACAAGCAAAGGCTGATGACGAGAAATTACTATTTTTTCGTCGTATCGCATATCAAGTTCCGCAGACTGACGGCGACGCATGTGGGCGAAGCTTTGAAGATGCGTTTATCTTGGCGAATCCGAAAATATTTTCTCTTTGTGGTGCAACTGCGGTGGAAAGAGAGAGCGAAGCATGGGACCTGGCGGGAGTTGTCGACAAAAGTGGGTTTGCCCTCCGCTTTGCTATTGATGAGACGAATTGGGAAATTCCACGGTACATCGACGAAGGATTGCGCTGGCTCGGAGAGATTGACGTTGCTGTAACATCGCACGTCAGTGAACCATCTGGCGAGGAGAATACGGATGTCTGA
- a CDS encoding PEP-CTERM sorting domain-containing protein: MRNTCRLLTTSLIPIAVAGSAVAQSDISQIALSGEAAPGAVDGAIFGGFSNVVLNDAGQVAFVSFLETGTGAPVTSDNSTALFAPTLTSDLEIVARKGDVAPGVADGAVYSSFQNTAYLSDSGEVAFEAVLATGAGPAVTGVNDGAIFGPNGGLGLIAREGAPAPGTADNAVFADFDEIDFSAAGDFLLQVELATGTGAAVTSANDQALLGPTAGPGSALGVIARRGDPAPGVADGAAYLGFSNRNTINNQGEVAFAHSLQTGTGTVVDDDNNSAVFGPSGSGLGLLGREDSPAPGVSDGAEFSGFGGAPVLNNAGDTAFVGFLRTGNGDPVEDSGPDSNNSALFGPTSGSGSSLGLVARANDPAPGTADDAEFDSFNAVRLNDHGDLLFTASVRTGTGAPVDDSFSGPDSNNFAIFGPTDGPGSALGVIARRGDTAPGVTDGAELNFFATPQFNNAGQAAFISFLRDGTGGGAVDSTNGTGLFAYADGELSLIARAGDLFTVLLADGITEEQRTISFISFGSTVDNGTPALNNEGQLAFTLSFTDGSGGIFVATIPEPTTLALLGMSGLTLATRRRK; this comes from the coding sequence ATGCGTAACACCTGCCGTCTACTGACCACCTCGCTCATCCCCATTGCCGTCGCCGGATCGGCTGTCGCCCAGTCTGACATCAGCCAGATCGCCCTGTCCGGCGAAGCCGCGCCCGGGGCCGTCGACGGAGCGATCTTCGGCGGATTCTCGAACGTGGTCCTCAACGATGCGGGCCAAGTAGCCTTTGTCAGCTTCTTAGAAACGGGGACGGGGGCACCGGTCACGTCCGACAACAGCACCGCACTATTCGCGCCAACCTTGACGTCGGACCTGGAGATCGTGGCGCGCAAGGGCGACGTCGCGCCCGGCGTGGCGGATGGTGCGGTGTATTCCAGCTTTCAAAACACCGCCTATCTGAGCGACAGCGGCGAGGTGGCCTTCGAGGCGGTGTTGGCCACCGGCGCGGGTCCCGCCGTCACCGGCGTGAACGACGGGGCGATTTTCGGCCCCAACGGGGGGTTGGGGCTGATCGCCCGGGAAGGGGCGCCGGCCCCCGGCACGGCGGATAACGCGGTCTTCGCCGATTTCGATGAGATCGACTTCAGCGCTGCCGGGGACTTCTTGCTGCAGGTCGAGCTGGCGACCGGCACCGGCGCCGCCGTGACCTCTGCGAACGACCAAGCACTACTCGGCCCCACGGCCGGGCCGGGCTCGGCCCTCGGCGTGATCGCCCGACGTGGCGACCCCGCGCCCGGCGTCGCCGACGGCGCCGCCTACCTGGGGTTCAGCAACCGGAACACGATCAACAACCAGGGCGAGGTCGCCTTCGCCCACTCCCTGCAGACCGGCACGGGCACCGTGGTGGACGACGACAACAACAGCGCCGTCTTCGGCCCGAGCGGGTCGGGGCTGGGCCTTTTGGGCCGAGAAGACTCCCCCGCCCCGGGCGTATCGGACGGCGCCGAGTTCAGCGGCTTCGGCGGGGCGCCCGTCCTCAACAACGCCGGGGACACCGCGTTTGTCGGCTTCCTCCGCACCGGCAACGGCGACCCCGTCGAGGACTCGGGCCCCGACAGCAACAATTCCGCGCTCTTCGGGCCGACGTCCGGCAGCGGCTCGTCGCTGGGGCTCGTCGCCCGGGCCAACGACCCCGCCCCCGGCACCGCGGACGACGCCGAGTTCGATTCGTTCAACGCCGTACGCCTCAACGACCACGGCGACCTGCTGTTCACCGCTTCCGTCCGGACCGGCACCGGTGCCCCGGTGGACGACAGTTTCAGCGGGCCCGACAGCAACAACTTTGCGATTTTCGGCCCCACCGACGGGCCCGGCTCGGCGTTGGGCGTGATCGCCCGCCGGGGCGACACCGCCCCCGGCGTGACCGACGGGGCCGAACTCAACTTCTTCGCCACCCCCCAGTTCAACAACGCCGGCCAAGCCGCGTTTATCAGCTTCCTCCGCGATGGCACCGGCGGCGGGGCGGTGGACTCGACCAACGGCACCGGACTCTTCGCCTACGCCGACGGCGAGCTATCGCTCATCGCCCGCGCCGGCGACCTGTTCACGGTTCTTCTGGCCGACGGCATCACCGAAGAACAGCGCACGATCAGCTTCATTAGCTTCGGCTCCACCGTCGACAACGGCACGCCGGCGCTGAACAACGAAGGCCAGTTGGCCTTCACGCTGTCATTCACCGACGGAAGCGGCGGCATATTCGTCGCGACCATCCCCGAACCCACCACCCTCGCGTTGCTGGGCATGAGCGGGCTGACCCTCGCCACCCGCCGCCGGAAGTAG
- the preA gene encoding NAD-dependent dihydropyrimidine dehydrogenase subunit PreA: MPTLETTVDGIKFPNPFVIGSGPPGTNKKVICKAFDEGWGGMIAKTVSLDASKVINVAPRYGKLTGVNKKEVFGWENIELISTTPFDQWLDEFKAIKDQYPDHVLIASIMEEYNKDAWCEIVERCEAAGVDGLELNFSCPHGLPERKMGAAMGEDPEILEEVTGWVMAAAKTPVWAKMTPNVTHIEDPTRAALRAGAHGISAINTIRSVIGVDLKTLRPMPTVEGYTTPGGYSSVAVRPIALRMVMEIATLIREEFEGSRTISGIGGVETGEDAAQFILLGADTVQVCTGVMKMGYKMVKPMIEGLLAFMETHGFETIDDFKGHALPYFTTHADLVARQAKAQAEKRAAVAAKAAAKQAEREGITVDDKWDGDDFVQQSDDLVSG; the protein is encoded by the coding sequence ATGCCCACCCTCGAAACCACCGTCGACGGCATCAAGTTCCCCAACCCCTTCGTCATCGGCTCCGGCCCGCCCGGCACCAACAAGAAAGTCATCTGCAAAGCCTTCGACGAAGGCTGGGGCGGCATGATCGCCAAGACTGTCAGCCTCGACGCCTCCAAGGTCATCAACGTTGCCCCCCGCTACGGCAAGCTCACCGGCGTCAACAAGAAAGAAGTCTTCGGCTGGGAGAACATCGAGCTCATCTCCACCACGCCCTTCGACCAATGGCTCGACGAGTTCAAAGCCATCAAGGACCAGTACCCCGACCACGTCCTCATCGCCTCGATCATGGAGGAGTACAACAAGGACGCGTGGTGCGAGATCGTCGAGCGCTGCGAAGCCGCGGGCGTCGACGGCCTCGAGCTCAACTTCTCCTGCCCCCACGGCCTGCCCGAGCGCAAGATGGGCGCCGCCATGGGCGAAGACCCCGAGATCCTCGAAGAGGTCACCGGCTGGGTCATGGCCGCCGCCAAGACCCCCGTCTGGGCCAAGATGACCCCCAACGTCACCCACATCGAAGACCCCACCCGCGCCGCCCTCCGCGCCGGGGCCCACGGCATCTCCGCCATCAACACCATCCGCTCGGTCATCGGCGTCGACCTCAAAACCCTCCGCCCCATGCCCACCGTCGAGGGCTACACCACCCCCGGCGGCTACTCCTCCGTCGCCGTCCGCCCCATCGCCCTCCGCATGGTCATGGAGATCGCCACCCTCATCCGCGAAGAGTTCGAAGGCTCCCGCACCATCTCCGGCATCGGCGGCGTCGAGACCGGCGAAGACGCCGCCCAGTTCATCCTCCTCGGCGCCGACACCGTCCAGGTCTGCACCGGCGTCATGAAGATGGGCTACAAGATGGTCAAGCCCATGATCGAAGGCCTCCTCGCCTTCATGGAAACCCACGGCTTCGAAACCATCGACGACTTCAAGGGCCACGCCCTGCCCTACTTCACCACCCACGCCGACCTCGTCGCCCGCCAAGCCAAGGCTCAAGCCGAAAAACGCGCCGCCGTCGCCGCCAAAGCCGCCGCCAAGCAAGCGGAACGCGAAGGCATCACCGTCGACGACAAGTGGGACGGAGACGACTTCGTCCAACAGTCGGATGATCTGGTCAGCGGCTAA
- a CDS encoding aspartate aminotransferase family protein, with translation MTTLNTPGSNPGSNADPPRTIRLPQFDHQPAPYDGPTRDEVIALRHQYLSPGILTYYAEPMMIVEGKMQYVYDEKGTRYLDAFAGIVTVSVGHCHPSVIDKVKAQTDKLQHTTTIYLHPTIAQFAQKLASKMPQTSGTTGQPLDKTYFTNSGSEANEIAILSARETTGNHDVIALRNGYHGGTANTMGLTAHGTWRFKSNNPSGIAHTHPGYCYRCPYNLEYPSCDLKCAHDVKNVIEYQTSGEIAAFIGEPIQGVGGAVVPPAEYFQIVYDIVREHGGICIADEVQGGFGRTGTHYWAHQNFNVQPDMITMAKGIGNGAPLAAMTTTADISKTMANRVHFNTYGGNPISVTQGLATLEVIDEEGIQENALTVGTYLKDALLELQNKQPLIGEVRGLGLMLGVELVKDRTTKAPAKEECASIVEHAKTLGLLLGKGGLHGNTIRLKPPMCITQDDADFIVAVLDEALTAQNKH, from the coding sequence ATGACAACACTCAACACCCCCGGAAGTAACCCCGGCAGCAACGCCGACCCCCCGCGCACGATCCGGCTGCCGCAGTTCGACCACCAGCCCGCGCCCTACGACGGCCCGACGCGCGACGAAGTCATCGCGCTGCGCCACCAATATCTCTCGCCCGGCATCCTGACCTACTACGCCGAGCCGATGATGATCGTCGAGGGCAAGATGCAGTACGTCTACGACGAGAAGGGCACTCGCTACCTCGACGCCTTCGCCGGCATCGTCACCGTCTCCGTCGGCCACTGCCACCCGTCCGTGATCGACAAGGTCAAGGCCCAGACCGACAAGCTCCAGCACACCACCACGATCTACCTCCACCCGACCATCGCGCAATTCGCCCAGAAGCTCGCGAGCAAGATGCCCCAGACCTCCGGTACGACTGGCCAACCCCTCGACAAAACCTACTTCACCAACTCCGGCAGCGAAGCCAACGAGATCGCCATCCTCTCGGCCCGCGAAACCACCGGCAACCACGACGTCATCGCCCTCCGCAACGGCTACCACGGCGGCACCGCCAACACCATGGGCCTCACCGCCCACGGCACCTGGCGCTTCAAATCCAACAATCCCTCGGGCATCGCCCACACCCACCCCGGCTACTGCTACCGCTGCCCCTACAACCTCGAGTACCCGTCCTGCGACCTCAAGTGCGCCCACGACGTCAAGAACGTCATCGAGTACCAGACCTCCGGCGAGATCGCCGCGTTCATCGGCGAACCCATCCAGGGCGTCGGCGGGGCGGTCGTACCTCCGGCCGAATACTTCCAGATCGTCTACGACATCGTCCGTGAACACGGCGGCATCTGCATCGCCGACGAAGTCCAGGGCGGCTTCGGCCGCACCGGCACCCACTACTGGGCCCACCAAAACTTCAACGTCCAGCCCGACATGATCACCATGGCCAAGGGCATCGGCAACGGCGCCCCCCTCGCCGCCATGACCACCACCGCCGACATCTCGAAGACGATGGCCAACCGCGTCCACTTCAACACCTACGGCGGCAACCCCATCTCCGTCACCCAGGGCCTCGCCACCCTCGAAGTCATCGACGAAGAAGGCATCCAGGAAAACGCCCTGACCGTCGGCACCTACCTCAAAGACGCCCTGCTCGAACTGCAAAACAAACAACCCCTCATCGGGGAAGTCCGCGGCCTGGGCCTCATGCTCGGCGTCGAACTCGTCAAAGACCGCACCACCAAAGCCCCCGCCAAGGAAGAGTGCGCATCGATCGTCGAACACGCCAAGACCCTCGGCCTGCTCCTGGGCAAAGGCGGCCTCCACGGCAACACCATCCGCCTCAAACCCCCCATGTGCATCACCCAAGACGACGCCGACTTCATCGTCGCCGTCCTGGACGAAGCACTCACGGCCCAGAACAAACACTAA
- a CDS encoding uracil-xanthine permease family protein yields MAHPHSSTSTLLYGLNDKPPLPKAIVLGLQHVLTMFGSTVAVPLLFAPVLWPIPEGLSAELTETLRDQRMLNTAMLITSVMLCSGIATLLQSTLGSRLPIIQGVSFSFLAAFFGIIAATLEATPIDWAAASTSVEAANAQLTQWQDNGAAAMRNIAGAVIAGALIEMAIGFSGLMGLIRKILSPVVVGPVIMLIGLALYQAGAPVAASYWPVSILTIVLIILCSFVLGKLSVVFRMFPMLIAILGAVAVCSALAGLEVFAGAGIAEDGAAIDPHPARPDLSAFAQADWVRTSNIVFPWGMPEFKTVFIVAVLAGYLASMIESFGDYHAVKQMAVKDPANADPTPAEISRGIGFEGVGCGLTGVFGGFSSTSYSENVGLVGLTKVGSRFVVQIGAVLLILLGLFGKFGALAAAIPTPVVGGLYCAMFGLIAAVGVRQFARADLTSDRNLFIGGFALFMGLSLPHYFNNGGVEAVNAYFAGISTEATADRWRAVADVINAIGKNGMGVAAVLGIVLDNLIPGTKAERGLEAGPRVPSTMIPEADDVDADEPVASAPVSPAEPAAKSRPDEPSVFTD; encoded by the coding sequence ATGGCTCACCCGCATTCATCAACCTCGACCCTGCTCTACGGCCTGAATGACAAGCCGCCGCTGCCCAAAGCCATCGTGCTCGGGCTGCAACACGTGCTCACCATGTTCGGCTCCACGGTCGCGGTGCCGCTGCTGTTTGCCCCGGTGCTCTGGCCGATCCCCGAGGGGTTGTCGGCCGAGCTGACCGAGACGCTGCGTGATCAGCGCATGCTCAACACCGCGATGCTGATCACCAGCGTGATGCTGTGTTCGGGCATCGCCACGCTGCTGCAGTCCACGCTGGGCTCACGGCTGCCGATCATTCAGGGCGTGTCGTTCTCCTTCCTCGCGGCGTTCTTCGGCATCATCGCCGCGACGCTCGAAGCGACCCCGATCGACTGGGCCGCGGCAAGCACGTCCGTCGAAGCGGCGAACGCGCAGCTCACGCAATGGCAAGACAACGGCGCTGCGGCGATGCGCAACATCGCCGGGGCGGTGATCGCCGGGGCGTTGATCGAGATGGCGATCGGGTTCAGCGGGCTGATGGGTTTGATCCGCAAGATCCTGTCGCCCGTCGTCGTGGGCCCGGTGATCATGCTGATCGGCTTGGCGTTGTATCAGGCGGGGGCGCCGGTGGCGGCGAGCTATTGGCCGGTGTCGATCCTGACAATCGTGCTCATCATCCTGTGCTCGTTTGTGCTGGGGAAACTCAGCGTCGTGTTCCGCATGTTCCCGATGCTGATCGCGATCCTCGGGGCGGTCGCGGTGTGCTCGGCTTTGGCGGGGCTCGAAGTGTTCGCCGGGGCGGGCATCGCCGAAGACGGCGCGGCGATTGATCCGCACCCGGCGCGACCCGACCTCTCGGCGTTCGCGCAGGCTGATTGGGTGCGCACCAGCAACATCGTGTTCCCCTGGGGCATGCCCGAGTTCAAGACCGTGTTCATCGTGGCGGTGTTGGCGGGTTACCTCGCCTCCATGATCGAGAGCTTCGGCGACTACCACGCGGTCAAGCAGATGGCGGTGAAGGACCCCGCGAACGCCGACCCGACGCCTGCCGAAATCAGCCGGGGCATAGGCTTCGAGGGCGTGGGGTGCGGGCTCACCGGCGTGTTCGGTGGGTTCAGCTCAACGTCGTATTCCGAGAACGTGGGGCTCGTCGGCCTGACCAAAGTTGGCTCGCGGTTTGTCGTGCAGATCGGCGCGGTGCTGCTGATCCTGCTCGGGTTGTTCGGCAAGTTCGGTGCGCTCGCCGCGGCGATCCCGACGCCGGTGGTGGGGGGGTTGTACTGTGCGATGTTCGGCCTGATCGCTGCCGTTGGTGTACGCCAGTTCGCTCGGGCCGACCTCACCAGCGACCGCAATCTGTTCATCGGCGGTTTCGCGCTTTTCATGGGCTTAAGTCTGCCGCACTACTTCAACAACGGTGGCGTCGAGGCGGTCAACGCGTACTTCGCCGGTATCTCGACTGAAGCCACGGCCGATCGCTGGCGGGCCGTGGCCGACGTGATCAACGCGATCGGCAAGAACGGCATGGGCGTCGCCGCGGTGCTCGGCATCGTGCTCGACAACCTCATCCCCGGCACCAAAGCCGAGCGCGGCCTCGAAGCCGGGCCGCGCGTGCCCTCGACCATGATCCCCGAGGCGGATGACGTGGACGCCGACGAACCCGTGGCGTCCGCACCCGTCTCTCCCGCCGAGCCCGCAGCAAAATCTCGACCGGATGAACCGTCGGTCTTCACCGACTAA
- a CDS encoding nitrilase-related carbon-nitrogen hydrolase, with product MSRIVRGGLIQATLCEPATSPVAKVKQAMIDKHVDLIAKAAEQGAQVVCLQELFYGPYFCAEQETKWYDLTERIPDGPTTKLMMELAKKHKMVLVVPIYEEEMTGVYYNTAAVIDADGSYLGKFRKIHIPHCNPGFWEKFYFRPGNMGYPVFDTMVGKVGVYICYDRHFPDGARCLGLNGAEIVFNPSATVAGLSEYLWKIEQPAHAVANQYFVGAINRPGREEPWNIGEFYGQSYFCDPRGQFIAQSEKRVDDDIVIADMDLDMIREVRNTWQFFRDRRPDTYDAIVAQ from the coding sequence ATGAGCCGAATCGTCCGCGGTGGATTGATCCAAGCCACCCTCTGCGAACCCGCCACGTCCCCGGTCGCCAAGGTCAAACAGGCGATGATCGACAAGCACGTCGACCTCATCGCCAAGGCCGCTGAGCAGGGTGCACAGGTGGTTTGCCTGCAAGAACTCTTCTACGGCCCGTACTTCTGTGCCGAGCAAGAAACCAAGTGGTACGACCTGACCGAGCGCATCCCCGACGGCCCGACCACGAAGCTCATGATGGAGCTGGCCAAGAAGCACAAGATGGTGCTGGTCGTGCCGATCTACGAAGAAGAGATGACCGGCGTGTACTACAACACCGCCGCGGTGATCGACGCCGACGGGTCATACCTCGGCAAGTTCCGCAAGATCCATATTCCCCACTGCAACCCCGGCTTCTGGGAGAAGTTCTACTTCCGCCCGGGCAATATGGGCTACCCCGTCTTCGACACGATGGTTGGCAAGGTCGGCGTGTACATCTGCTACGACCGCCACTTCCCCGATGGCGCACGCTGCCTCGGCCTGAACGGCGCGGAGATCGTGTTCAACCCCAGCGCAACGGTTGCGGGGCTGAGCGAATACCTCTGGAAGATCGAGCAGCCCGCCCACGCGGTGGCGAACCAGTATTTCGTCGGTGCGATCAATCGCCCCGGGCGTGAAGAGCCCTGGAACATCGGGGAGTTCTACGGCCAGTCGTACTTCTGCGACCCCCGCGGCCAGTTCATCGCCCAGAGCGAGAAACGGGTCGACGACGACATTGTCATCGCCGACATGGACCTGGATATGATCCGCGAGGTGCGCAACACCTGGCAGTTCTTCCGCGACCGTCGGCCCGACACGTACGACGCGATCGTTGCTCAGTAA